One window of the Dromaius novaehollandiae isolate bDroNov1 chromosome 25, bDroNov1.hap1, whole genome shotgun sequence genome contains the following:
- the CTXN1 gene encoding cortexin-1: protein MNDASTMDYELLSPSLVEHPASAAGMDAEQKTVFAFVIFLLVFLVMLMVRCFRILLDPYSRMPASSWTDHKEGLERGQFDYALV, encoded by the coding sequence ATGAATGATGCGTCGACCATGGATTATGAACTGCTGTCCCCGTCCTTGGTCGAGCACCCGGCCAGCGCCGCGGGCATGGATGCCGAGCAGAAAACCGTCTTCGCCTTCGTCATCTTCCTGCTGGTCTTCCTGGTGATGCTGATGGTGCGCTGCTTCCGCATCCTGCTGGACCCCTACAGCCGCATGCCCGCCTCCTCCTGGACCGACCACAaggaggggctggagaggggccaGTTCGACTACGCCTTGGTGTAG